Sequence from the Malaciobacter pacificus genome:
TGTTAAAAATTTTATTACAGTTTCTTGTATATTTTTATTTATCGCACTTGGGTTTTCTTTAGTTGAAGTTACAAATTTATACTCTACACTACCTTATGAAAGCTTTTTAAACAATGTACTGATTTTTGACACATTTGCAAACTTTTTTGATGTGCTTTTAATTGGTGGTACAATTCTTACTTTACTAATTGGTGAGCACTATTTCCAACACAGAAGTTATTTCAAAGGTGAGTTCTTTTCGATTCTTTTATTTGCCCTATTTGGAATGATGGTAATTGCGCATGCAAATGAATTGGTTGTAGCATATATTGCCCTTGAGATTGCATCATTTTCTGTATATATTATGGTTGGATATAATTCAAATGACCCAAAAAGAGTTGAAGCAATTTTTAAGTATTTAGTTTTAGGTTCATTTATTGGTGCATTTTATTTATTAGGTGTAGTTTTAGTTTATGGTGCAACTGCTACAACAAATTTAACGCAACTAGCAACATTTATCTCAAGTCATAGTAGTGAAGATTTAATTTTAGTTTATATTGGTTTAACTCTAATTTTATTTACATTTTTATTCAAAGTTGCAGCATTTCCATTCCAATCATGGGTACTTGATGTGTACAGAGGTGCACCAATGGTTATCACTGCATTTATGGCATCAACATTTAAAATCGCAATTTTCTCATTTTTCTTAAGAACTATTCTTGACACAATTGCTCCAATTATTGATTTTTGGGATACAATCATTTCAGTTATAATCGTACTTACTTTAGTATTTGGTACTTGGTTAGCTATCACACAACAAATTATTAAAAGAATGCTAGCTGCATCTTCAATAGTACATACAGGTTATTTATTACTAGCTTTTATTGCACTTAGCTATAAAGATGGAGAGGTTTTAAATATTGATTCAGCATATGCAATCATGTTTTATTTAATTGCATATTTATTATCTGCACTTGGTTCATTTGGACTTGCTTCACATATTATTTCTGAAACAAATGTAAGAGTTACATATGATGATTTTAAAGGCTTAGCAAAAGAGAGACCTTTTTTAGCAGCTATGATGACAATCTTTCTATTTTCACTAGCTGGAATCCCATCAACTATAGGATTTATTGGTAAATTTTACGTATTTACTGAAGCTATAAATGCTGGATATACAAGTTTAACTATTTTAGCAATTTTTGCAACAATTGTATCAGTTTATTACTATTTTAAACTAATTGCTATGATGTATTTTTATCCAACAAAGCAAGAGTGTGTATCAGAAGAGTTCAATGATAAAAGAGTTTCAACTTATGCAATTGCATTTGTTGCGATTCTTACAGTTCTAGGTGGAATTGGTTCAGCTATTGTATTCTTTATACCTGGTCTTACAATTGATACTTTAATCAATTTATCACAAACAGCAGTGCAGTCTTTATTTTTAAAATAAGACTGTGTTGTTTTGTAACATAACTTATATAATTAATATATATAATTAATCTAACATTTATTTATATACTATCCCCATAAAATCGAACTTTATTTAAATTATTTTATATAAACTCGTTAATGCATCATTAACTATCTAAACAATTATCAAGACTCAATTAGCTATTATAATGCTATTATTCAAAATCTAAAATCGTAGGAAAGGATAGACAATGAGTGACCTAATAGAAGGTTATTTAGGTAAAACTGTTGAGGGGAAAAAGAGCAGGTTACCTGCAAAACTTGATTATATTCAAAGTTTTACTGGAGGTTTTTTAGCTTTATTTATGTGGGCGCATATGTTATTAGTATCATCAATTCTTATTTCAGAAGAGTTTATGTACACTGTAACAAAGTTATTAGAGGGAAGTTTCATCTTTGAAGGTGGAAATCCATTATTAGTTACAATAGCTGCAGCATTTATTTTTGTTGTGTTTATTGTTCACGCTGCAATGGGTATGAGAAAGTTACCAGGCAACTTTAAACAATACCAAGTAATGAGAGCTCATGCTAAAAACATGGGACATGATGATACAAAATTATGGTTTACTCAAGCATTTACTGGATTTGCAATGTTCTTCTTAGGTTCTGTTCACTTATATATCATCATGACTAATTCAGCTGATATTGGTCCTTATGCTTCATCTGACAGAGTTTGGTCTGAGTGGATGTGGCCTTTATATATTCTTTTATTATTAGCTGTTGAATTCCATGGAACAATTGGTCTTTATAGATTATGTGTTAAATGGGGATGGTTTGATGGTGATAATCCAAGAGAGACTAGAAAAGCTCTTAAAAAAGTTAAATGGGGATTAACAGTATTCTTCTTAGTGTTAGGATTTGCTTCATTAGCAGCTTACATGAAAATTGGTATGGAACAAGTTGAGAGAAACAATGTAGGTAACAAATTCCAACCTCAAGCAAAAGTAATGGAATACAAAATGATAAATAAAAATGTTGGAGGAATTGCATAATGAAAATTAATTACTGTGATGCATTAGTTATTGGTGGAGGTTTAGCTGGTCTTAGAGCTGCAGTTGCTGCTCAAAAGAAAGGTCTTAACTCTATCGTTTTATCATTAGTTCCTGTTAAAAGATCTCACTCTGCAGCTGCTCAAGGTGGTATGCAAGCTTCTTTAGGTAACTCAAAAATGTCTGATGGAGATAATGAAGATTTACACTTTGCAGATACTGTAAAAGGAAGCGATTGGGGATGTGATCAAGAAGTTGCAAGAATGTTCGTACATACTGCACCAAAAGCAATTAGAGAATTAGCATCTTGGGGTGTGCCTTGGTCTAGAGTTAAAGCTGGTACTAGAGAAGCAGTTATCAATGCTAAGAAAACGACTATTACTGAAGATGAAGATAGACATGGATTAATTACATCAAGAGACTTCGGTGGTACTAAAAAATGGAGAACTTGTTATACAGCTGATGCAACTGGACATACAATGTTATTTGGTGTTGCGAATGAAGCTTTAAAACACAATGTTGATATTAGAGATAGAAAAGAAGCATTATCATTAATCCACGAAAATGGAAGATGTTATGGTGCAATCGTTAGAGATTTAATCACTGGAGAATTAGAAGCTTATGTTGCAATTGGTACATGTATTGCAACTGGTGGATATGGAAGAGTATTTAAACAAACTACAAATGCTGTAATTTGTGAAGGTACAGGTGCTGCTATTGCACTTGAAACTGGTGTTGCAACACTTTCAAATATGGAAGCTGTACAATTCCACCCAACTCCAATCGTACCATCAGGTATTTTATTAACTGAAGGTTGTAGAGGGGATGGAGGAATCTTAAGAGACGTTGATGGTCACAGATTCATGCCAGATTACGAGCCAGAGAAAAAAGAACTTGCTTCAAGAGACGTTGTTTCAAGAAGAATGATTGAGCACATTAGAAATGGTAAAGGTGTACCTTCACCTTACGGATACCACGTATGGTTAGATATTTCTATTTTAGGTAGAGAGCATATTGAAAGAAACTTAAGAGATGTTCAAGAAATTTGTCAAATCTTTAATGGTATTGACCCAGCTGATGAAGGTAAAAAAGGATGGGCTCCTGTATTACCAATGCAACACTACTCAATGGGTGGTATTAGAACTAAACCAACAGGTGAATCAACTAGATTAGCTGGATTATTTGCTTGTGGTGAAGCAGCTTGTTGGGATATGCATGGATTTAATAGACTTGGAGGAAACTCTGTATCTGAAACTGTTGTTGCTGGTATGATTATTGGTAACTACTTCGCAGATTACTGTTTAGCAAATGATGTAACAATTCCTACTTCAACTGTTCAAAAATTCTTAGATGAGCAAGATGCATACTTAAATGAAATCTTAGCTTACAATGGTAGTGAAGATATCTTCAAAATCAAAAACAGAATGAAAGAATTAATGGATGAAAAAGTTGGTATCTTTAGAGATGGTCCAAACTTAGAAGCAGCTGTTGAAGAGTTAAAAGAGTTATTAGTTAAAACTAAGCAAATCAACGTTAAATCAAAAGAAAGAGCTGGTAACCCAGAGCTTGAAGAAGCTTATAGAGTTCCAAGAATGTTAAAAGTTGCATTATGTGTTGCTAAAGGTGCTAGAGATAGAACTGAGTCAAGAGGGGCACACTATAGAGAAGATTATTTAAAAAGAGATGATGCTAACTGGTTAAACAGAACATTATGTACTTGGCCAAATAAAGATGATTTAGAACCTACAATTGAATATGCACCATTAGACATTATGAAAATGGAAATGCCGCCAGCATTTAGAGGTTATGGAGCTAAAGGTATGATTATTGAACATCCAGAATCAGAGGTTAGACAAGCACAAGTTGACGAAATTACTGAAAAAATGCAAGCAGAAGGTAAAGATAGACATGAGATTCAAGATGCTTTAATGCCATTTAATTTGCCTATGAATTATAAAGAAAGAAATGAAAGAGCAGGAGATAAATAATGAGTATTGAAAAAGGTAGAGATATTACAATATCAGTTTTAAAATTCAATCCAAGAAGTAAGGTTTCTAAACCTCACTTTGTAGATTATCATTTAGAAGAGACTCCAGGTATGACTCTTTTCATTGCCTTAACAAAAATTAGAGAAGAGATGGATCCAGATTTATCATTTGACTTCGTATGTAGAGCTGGGATTTGTGGTTCTTGTGGTATGGTAGTAAATGGTAAGCCTGCACTTGCTTGTAGAACATTAATTGCTAACTACCCAACTGGGAAAATCCAATTAATGCCTATGCCAGCATTTGAGTTAATCAAAGATTTATCGGTTAATACTGGTAAATGGATGGATGCTATGTCAAAAAGAGTTCAGTCTTGGATTGTTGATAATGGTGGAGAAGAAGTTAACATTGCTAAAATGGAACAAAGAGTTGATCCAGAAGTTGCAAATGAAACTTTTGAGTTAGATAGATGTATCGAATGTGGTATTTGTGTTGCTTCTTGTGGTACAAAATTAATGAGACCTGACTTTGTTGGACCTGTTGGATTAAACAGAGTTGCTAGATTTGAAGTAGACCCTCATGATAAAAGAACTGCTGAAGACTTCTATGAGTTAATTGGTGATGATGATGGAATTTTTGGTTGTATGTCATTAATGGCTTGTGAAGACCATTGTCCAAAACACTTACCATTACAAAATAAAATTGC
This genomic interval carries:
- a CDS encoding fumarate reductase flavoprotein subunit, encoding MKINYCDALVIGGGLAGLRAAVAAQKKGLNSIVLSLVPVKRSHSAAAQGGMQASLGNSKMSDGDNEDLHFADTVKGSDWGCDQEVARMFVHTAPKAIRELASWGVPWSRVKAGTREAVINAKKTTITEDEDRHGLITSRDFGGTKKWRTCYTADATGHTMLFGVANEALKHNVDIRDRKEALSLIHENGRCYGAIVRDLITGELEAYVAIGTCIATGGYGRVFKQTTNAVICEGTGAAIALETGVATLSNMEAVQFHPTPIVPSGILLTEGCRGDGGILRDVDGHRFMPDYEPEKKELASRDVVSRRMIEHIRNGKGVPSPYGYHVWLDISILGREHIERNLRDVQEICQIFNGIDPADEGKKGWAPVLPMQHYSMGGIRTKPTGESTRLAGLFACGEAACWDMHGFNRLGGNSVSETVVAGMIIGNYFADYCLANDVTIPTSTVQKFLDEQDAYLNEILAYNGSEDIFKIKNRMKELMDEKVGIFRDGPNLEAAVEELKELLVKTKQINVKSKERAGNPELEEAYRVPRMLKVALCVAKGARDRTESRGAHYREDYLKRDDANWLNRTLCTWPNKDDLEPTIEYAPLDIMKMEMPPAFRGYGAKGMIIEHPESEVRQAQVDEITEKMQAEGKDRHEIQDALMPFNLPMNYKERNERAGDK
- a CDS encoding fumarate reductase cytochrome b subunit, with product MSDLIEGYLGKTVEGKKSRLPAKLDYIQSFTGGFLALFMWAHMLLVSSILISEEFMYTVTKLLEGSFIFEGGNPLLVTIAAAFIFVVFIVHAAMGMRKLPGNFKQYQVMRAHAKNMGHDDTKLWFTQAFTGFAMFFLGSVHLYIIMTNSADIGPYASSDRVWSEWMWPLYILLLLAVEFHGTIGLYRLCVKWGWFDGDNPRETRKALKKVKWGLTVFFLVLGFASLAAYMKIGMEQVERNNVGNKFQPQAKVMEYKMINKNVGGIA
- a CDS encoding fumarate reductase iron-sulfur subunit; its protein translation is MSIEKGRDITISVLKFNPRSKVSKPHFVDYHLEETPGMTLFIALTKIREEMDPDLSFDFVCRAGICGSCGMVVNGKPALACRTLIANYPTGKIQLMPMPAFELIKDLSVNTGKWMDAMSKRVQSWIVDNGGEEVNIAKMEQRVDPEVANETFELDRCIECGICVASCGTKLMRPDFVGPVGLNRVARFEVDPHDKRTAEDFYELIGDDDGIFGCMSLMACEDHCPKHLPLQNKIAYLRRKLVALR
- a CDS encoding NADH-quinone oxidoreductase subunit N; this translates as MSQFLYLVPTITVLIGALTLMFMSMYDRFSVKNFITVSCIFLFIALGFSLVEVTNLYSTLPYESFLNNVLIFDTFANFFDVLLIGGTILTLLIGEHYFQHRSYFKGEFFSILLFALFGMMVIAHANELVVAYIALEIASFSVYIMVGYNSNDPKRVEAIFKYLVLGSFIGAFYLLGVVLVYGATATTNLTQLATFISSHSSEDLILVYIGLTLILFTFLFKVAAFPFQSWVLDVYRGAPMVITAFMASTFKIAIFSFFLRTILDTIAPIIDFWDTIISVIIVLTLVFGTWLAITQQIIKRMLAASSIVHTGYLLLAFIALSYKDGEVLNIDSAYAIMFYLIAYLLSALGSFGLASHIISETNVRVTYDDFKGLAKERPFLAAMMTIFLFSLAGIPSTIGFIGKFYVFTEAINAGYTSLTILAIFATIVSVYYYFKLIAMMYFYPTKQECVSEEFNDKRVSTYAIAFVAILTVLGGIGSAIVFFIPGLTIDTLINLSQTAVQSLFLK